In Streptomyces sp. NBC_00683, the DNA window GGTGGAGCACGGAGACCGGCTCGGCCTCCCAGCCGAGCTCCAGGTAGCACTCGTCGCTGAAGACGAGCACGCCGTGCTCACGGGCCCAGGCGACGATGCGGGCCAGCTCGTCCTTGGGCAGGACGCGGCCGGTCGGGTTGGACGGCGAGTTGAGCCAGAGCAGCCTGAGCCCGGCCGGGTCCAGCTCGGTGGGGTCGTCGTAGGCGACGGGTTCGGCGCCGCAGAGCCGCGCGCCGACCTCGTAGGTCGGGTAGGCGAGCCTCGGGTAGGCCACCTTGTCCCCCGCGCCGAGGCCGAGCTGGGTCGGCAGCCAGGCCACCAGCTCCTTCGAGCCGACGACCGGCAGGACGTTCTCGTGCTCCACGCCGACGGCGCCGAGCCGGCGCTCCACCCAGCCGGTCAGGGCGTCGCGCAGGGCTCCGGTCCCCCATACCGTCGGGTAGCCGGGGCTGTTGGCGGCGGTGATCAGTGCCTGCTGGATCAGCTCGGGCACCGGGTCGACGGGCGTGCCGACGGACAGGTCGACGATGCCGTCCGGGTGGGCAGCAGCCGTCGACTTGTAGGGCGTGAGCTTGTCCCAGGGGAAGACCGGGAGCCGGGAGGAGACGGGGACTGCTGCAGACACGGATCTCTGCTTTCTCGTACGTGGACGTGCATGCCTGGAAACACCTCGGTCCCGCACGGTGACGAGCCGTACGGGACCGGGCGGCGCTCGTGCGGCCGCTGTTACTGGTTCTGCGGCGGCAGCGCGGCGATGAAGGCGTGGTCGCGCTCGATGAGGCCCAGCTTGGAGGCGCCACCGGGCGAACCGAGGTCGTCGAAGAACTCGACGTTCGCCTTGTAGTAGTCCTTCCACTCCTCCGGGGTGTCGTCCTCGTAGAAGATGGCCTCCACCGGGCAGACCGGCTCACAGGCTCCGCAGTCGACGCATTCGTCCGGGTGGATGTACAAGGACCGTGAGCCCTCGTAGATGCAGTCGACGGGGCACTCTTCGATGCAGGCCTTGTCCTTTACGTCGACACAAGGCTGCGCGATGACGTAGGTCACGCTGTCGTTCCTCCTCGGTAGGGCGTTGGCTCTCGCGCGGGAGCGCGGCGTCGTCGATGCCCGCACCTAGTATCTCCGTTCCGGGGCACGATCCGAACAGGAGGGGCGCACTGACCTATGGAATTCACCATCAGCGGACGGCTTGAGGTTCGCATGACAGCTGCTGACGTGGGCAAACGCGTGTCCGTCCGCCAACTGATCAGTGCCCCCGGTGAGGCCCCCAAGTTCACGGACACGGTCGGCGTTCTCACATCGTGGGACAACGGGGTGCTCTCCATCACGCCCCGGAGCGGCGAAAGTGTCCATATGGCGGAATCGTCGCTGGTGGCGGGCAAGGTGGTGCCCGCCGCTCCGGCCCGCCGTCGCGGCCCCGCCGCCTCGTTCGACGAACTCGCACGCGTCGCCGCGCGCGCCTGGCAGCCCGTGGAGAGCGCGCCGCTGGGCGACTGGCAGCTGCGCGCCGCCGGCGGATTCACCCGCCGCGCCAACTCCGTACTCCCGCTCGGCGATCCCGGACTGCCGCTCGACGCGGCGCTGGAGCACATCCTGCGGTGGTACGGGGAGCGCGGCCTGCCCGCGTACATCCAGACCGCCACCGGCGCCCAGGGCACGCAGGAGCAGCTCTGTGCGGCGCTGGAGGAGCACGGATGGCGGCGCGAGGTGTCGGCCGAAGTGCGGATCGGGGCGCTCGCTCCGGTCGGTGACCTGGATGCGGACGTCTCCGCGGTGCGGCTCGCCCGTGGGACGGACGATGCGTGGCTCTCCCGGTACCAGCGATTCGCCGCCCCGGGGCACGCCCCGGGCGCCGAGGTGCTAAAGGTGCTCGGCAGCGGCCCCTCGGTGTGGTTCGCCACCGTTCCGGGCGAGGGCGCCGACGGGGTGCCCGCCGCCATCGGACGCTGTGTCGTGGACGGCCGCTGGGCGGGGTTCATGGCCGTGGAGGTGGGCCCCGAGTACCGGCGCCGGGGTCTGGCCACGGCCGTGATGACCGCGCTGGCCCGCAAGGCGCTGGACGAGGGCGCGTCGGCCTCCTGGCTCCAGGTCGAGGCGGACAACGACGGTGCACGCGCGCTGTACGACGGCATGGGATTCGCCACCCACCATCGGTACCACCACTTCCGGTCCGCCTAGCGGGAACAGCAGGGGATTAGTCGTATATGAGCGCTCAGGATTCCGGTGCGGCCGAACGCCGGCGGCAGTTCGCCGACGAGGCCCGCGCGGAGCGGCCGGACCTCGCGCTGCTCTGCCTGCTGGTGGGCGCGGAGGCGGGGCCCCCGACGGCGGCCGACTCCCGGCCCTCCGCCGATCCGTACGGCATCGACGCGGCGCAGATCGAGCTGGACCGGCTGGCGGGGCTCCTTCCGTACGGTGCGCGAGGCGCGGTCGCGTGGGCGTCCGCGCTCGGGGAACTGCTCGGCGAGCAGTGCGGTTTCGCCGGCTCGTCCGCCGACTACCAGCGGCTGGAGTCTTCACTGCTCCAACAGGTGCTGCTGCGCCGCCGGGGCCTGCCGATCCTGCTCTCCGTGGTCTGGACCGAGGTCGCGCGGAGGGCGGGCGCACCCGTGTACGGGGTGGCCCTGCCGGGGCACTTCGTGGTCGGGTTCGGCGATCCGGCGGAACGGGTACTGGCCGACCCGTTCGCCGGCGGAGCGCCGTTGAGCGGCGAGGACGCCGAGCTGATGGTGGCGGGGGCGACCGGCGCACCGCTCGAGGCCTCGATGCTGGCTCCCGCGGGACCGCTGGAGACCGTGCTGCGGATCCTGAACAACATCAGGGCCTGGGCCGCGGCCCGCCCCGAGCGCACGGACGTGGCGCTGTGGGCGCTCGAACTGTCCCTGCTGCTGCCCTCGCACCCGGCCAGGCTCCGCTACGAGCGGGCTCAGCTGCTCGTACAGCGCGGGGAGTTCCTGCGCGGGGCGGCGGAGATGGAGGAGTACGCAAAGGTCGTCGACGCGATCGAGCCGACTGCGGCACAGGCGATCCGTGAACGCGCCCGGGCCGCCCGGGCGCTGCTGAACTAGCGTGTTCCGTCCGGAAGAGGCGACCGCGGACAACTGAGGGGCTTACGACGTGACCAGTCAGAAGGAAGCCATGCTCGCCGGCGAGCCGTACATCGCCGACGACCCCGAGCTCGCCGCCGACGCACTGCGCGCGGCCCTGCTGAGCGAGCGGTTCAACTCCGCTTCGGCCGCCGACCCCGAGGCCCGGCGGGCGGCCCTCGCCGAGCTGCTCGGCGAGCTGGGCGAGGGCGTGGAGGTCCGGGCCCCGCTCCGGGTGGACTACGGCTACGGGATCTCGATCGGCGCCCGCACGTTCGTCAACTTCGGTGCCGTGTTCCTCGACGTCGCCCGCATCAGCATCGGCGCCGACGTCCAGATCGGCCCGAACGTCCAGCTCCTCACTCCCACCCACCCGGTGGAACCGGAGGCCCGCCGGGCCAAGTGGGAGGCCGCGCAGCCCATTACGATCGGCGACAACGTCTGGCTGGGCGGCGGAGTGATCGTCTGCCCCGGGGTGACCATCGGTGAGAACACGGTGGTCGGCGCGGGCGCGGTGGTCACCAAGGACCTGCCCGCCGATGTCGTGGCGGTGGGCAATCCGGCCCGCGTGATCCGCGAGATCCGGACCGTCCAGGACACGGACGCCGGATGACGCATGCCCGTCCGGGCCTGAAGTCACGACGGTCACCCCGGACGGGCCCGGACGGCGTCGTCATCCTGTGAAGTCACCGGCGCCGCGAACTGGTCCCATAGCGGGTGAATTGCCTTTCCGCAGCGGTTAATTGTGGCGTCATCAGCAAACAGCCGGGGCTTCTGACGCACACCTCTTGACGCGTACTGACCAATGGCGGTTACATCGCCGACACGAGAGAGCGCTCTCTCGCTTCTCTCGGACGTACGTCGTGCACCCGTACCACGACTCAGGAGATGTACTTCATGCACGTTCCCCCCACGAGCCCCACCGGCCGGACCGCCCCCCACAGGCGCCGCCGCTTCCGGGCCCTCGGCTTCGCGGCGCTCGCCGTGTCGCTCCTCATGGCGGTCCCCGCCACCCAGACGGCCTTCGGCGAGGAAATCCAGGAGATACCCGGCGGCGGCGACCTCGGCCCCAACGTCCTGGTCTTCGACCCCTCGACCCCGAACATCCAGGGCAAGGTCGACGAGATCTTCAAGAAGCAGGAGTCGGCGCAGTTCGGCACCGACCGCTATGCGCTGATGTTCAAGCCGGGCACGTACAGCAACATCAACGCCCAGATCGGCTTCTACACCTCCATCGCCGGCCTCGGCCTCAACCCCGACGACACCACCTTCAACGGTGATGTGACCGTCGACGCCGGCTGGTTCAACGGCAACGCCACCCAGAACTTCTGGCGTTCGGCCGAGAACCTGGCCCTCAACCCGGTCAGCGGCACCAACCGCTGGGCCGTCTCCCAGGCCGCCCCCTTCCGCCGCATGCACGTCAAGGGCGGCCTCAACCTCGCGCCCGACGGATACGGCTGGGCCAGCGGCGGCTACATCGCCGACAGCAAGATCGACGGCCAGGTCGGCCCCTACTCGCAGCAGCAGTGGTACACCCGCGACAGCTCCATCGGCAGCTGGGGCAACGGCGTCTGGAACATGACGTTCTCCGGAGTCGAGGGCGCACCCGCGCAGAGCTTCCCCGAACCCCCGTACACCACGCTCGAGACCACCCCCGTCTCCCGCGAGAAGCCGTTCCTCTACCTGGACGGCGCCGACTACAAGGTCTTCGTCCCCGCCAAGCGCACCAACGCGCGCGGCACCACGTGGGGCAACGGCACCCCTCAGGGCGAGTCGATCCCGCTGAGCCAGTTCTACGTGGTCAAGCCCGGAGCGACCGCCGAGACCATCAACGCGGCCGTGGAGCAGGGGCTGCACCTGCTGTTCACGCCGGGTGTCTACCACGTCGACCGGACGATCAACATCAACCGGGCGGACACCGTGGCCCTCGGCCTGGGGCTCGCCACGATCATCCCGGACAACGGGGTGACCGCGATCAAGGTCGGTGACGTCGACGGCGTGAAGCTGGCCGGTCTGCTGATCGACGCGGGTCCGGTCAACTCCGAGACGCTCGTCGAGGTCGGCCCCGAGGGCGCCTCCGCCGACCACTCGGCCAACCCGACGTCGCTCCAGGACGTGTTCGTCCGCGTCGGCGGAGCGGGCGCCGGCAAGGCGACCACCGGCATGGTCGTCAACAGCGACGACACGATCATCGACCACACCTGGCTCTGGCGCGCCGACCACGGCGACGGGGTCGGCTGGGAGACCAACCGGTCCGACTACGGTCTGCGGGTGAACGGCGACGACGTGCTGGCCACCGGGCTGTTCGTCGAGCACTTCAACAAGTACGACGTGCAGTGGTACGGCGAGAACGGCAAGACGATCTTCTTCCAGAACGAGAAGGCGTACGACGCCCCCAACCAGGCCGCCATCCAGAACGGCGACACCAAGGGGTACGCCGCCTACAAGGTGGCCGACTCGGTGACCACCCATGAGGGCTGGGGCATGGGCAGTTACTGCTACTACAACGTCGACCCGACCATTCAGCAGCACCACGGGTTCCAGGCACCGGTGAAGCCCGGTGTGAAGTTCCACGACCTGCTCGTGGTGTCCCTGGGCGGCAAGGGGCAGTACGAACACGTCATCAACGACACCGGATCCCCCACCTCCGGTGACACCACCGTCCCGTCACAGGTGGTCTCCTTCCCGTAGCAGCGAACGGAAAGGAACGGGGCCCGGCCGCAGCTGCGGCCGGGCCCCGTTCCTTCTGCGCGGGACCGGTCAGTGCCCTGTCGGGCGGAAGGGGACGGGAGCGGGAGGCCAGGAGTCAGACCAGGCAGAACTCGTTGCCCTCCGGGTCCGCCAACATCACATGGTCGGGCCTGCCCTGCATGTCGTACTCCGCGACCACCGTGGCGCCGGCGGCCGTCAACCGCTCCCGGGCCTCCACGACCCGCGGCCACCGCACCTCCCAGGGCGTCTCGCGGCCACCGCCGGCCTGCACGTCCAAGTGCACCCGGTTCTTCGCCGCTTTGGGCTCCGGGACCTTCTGGAACGACAGGGCGGGGCCCACACCGTCCGGGTCGGACAGATAGGCGCCGTCGCCCCACTCGTCCTCCGGGATGTCGTGGTGGGCGAACCATTCCTCCCAGCTCGCGAACCCTGCGGGCGGGGGCTTCTCCACGTATCCGAGCGCCAGCGCCCAGAACCGCGCCAGTTCCGCGGGACGTGCGCAGTCGATCGTCAGATTCCACCTGGTGGACATGGTTCCCTTCCTCACCGGCCGGCCCGGGTCCTAGAGCCAGCCCTTCTCGCGGGCGATCCGAACGGCCTCCGCGCGGTTGCGGGCCGCCATCTTCTGGATCGCCGTGGACAGATAGTTGCGTACCGTCCCCTGCGAGAGGTGCAGCGCACCCGAGATCTCCGCATTGGTGGAGCCGTCCGCCGCCGCCCGCAGCACATCGCGCTCACGGTCGGTCAGCGGGCTCGCACCGTCGGCGAGCGCGGCGGCCGCAAGAGCCGGATCGATCACCCTCTCGCCCGCCAGCACCTTGCGCACGGCCGCGGCGAGCTGGGACGCGGGGGCGTCCTTGACGAGGAACGCGTCCGCGCCCGCCTCCATGGCCCGGCGCAGATAGCCGGGGCGTCCGAAGGTGGTGACGACGACGATCTTGACGCCGGGCAGCTCGCGGTGAAGCTCGGCGGCCGCCTCGATACCCGTGCGGCCCGGCATCTCGATGTCGAGGAGGGCGACGTCGACGCGGTGTTCGCGCGCCGCGTCCAGCACCTCGTCCCCGCGGGCCACTTGGGCGACCACCTCGATGTCCGGCTCCAGGCCCAGGAGTGCCGCCAGAGCCTCGCGCACCATGGACTGGTCCTCGGCGAGGAGAAGTCTGATCATGCTCATTTTGTGGATCCTAGGCCGGAACCGACAGGGACGCGCAGGGTCAGTGCGAAGCCCTTGCCCGGGGCGGGTCCGCCGTCGGCCGGTCCCGTGACGAGCGTCCCCTCGACCGCGGCCAGGCGCTCGGCGATGCCGGTGAGCCCGTTGCCCGCCTTCGGGCCCGGGGCGCCACGTCCGTCGTCGGCGACGACGAGTTCGAGCAGGGGCCCTTCGAGGGTCTGGCGCCGGGTGAGGGTGATCGTGCAGCGCCGGGCACCGCTGTGGCGCACGACGTTCGTCACCGCTTCCCGCATGCCCCAGGCGAGCACCTCCTCCGGCACCTCCGGCACGCCCTCGGGGGCATCGGCCCGTATGTCGGCGGTGATGCCCGCTGCGGCAAGTGCGGTACGGGCCCCGGCCAGTTCGCCGGGAAGGGTCGGCCGCCGGTAGCCGGTGACCGCGCTGCGCACGTCCACGAGGGCCTGCCTGCTGACCCGTTCGATGTCGGCGACCTGCTCGGCCGCCCGGTCGGGGTGCCCGGGCAGCAGCCGGCCCGCCAGTTCGCTCTTGAGCGTGATCAGGGAGAGCGAGTGCCCGAGCAGGTCGTGCAGATCGCGGGCGAGCCGCAGGCGTTCCTCGTTGGCGGCGAGCAGGGCGACGGTGGCGCGTGCCTCGCGCAGCTGGATGGTCGTACGGATCAGCTGCCGTACGCCGGTCATGGCGAATCCGCCGAGAAGCGCGGGGAAGACGAGCGCGGTGACGGTCTCACGGGCATCGTGCAGGGTGAGCCCGGTCCCCACCATCACGGCGCAGACCAGGGGGATCAGCAGGCGCGAGTACCGGAGAGGCAGCGTGGCGCCCGCCGAGACGCAGACGTATACGAACAGGACGAGCCACGGGGCCCCGAACGTCAGCGCGAGGAGTACGGCGAGGGCGCCGAGGAAGGCGATCGTGGACAGGACGCGCTGCCGCCCCATGCCCTTCGACGTCTGGCGGAAGACCAGCACGAGATAGACCCCGACGAACACCACGAGCCCCAGGGTGCCCAACGCGCGTGCCCACCCCGTGCGGTCTCCGTCGAGGAGGTCCTTCACCGGTGCACTCATGAACGCGAGCCAGATGCCGATCCACATGAGCTTGATGACGAACTGGTGCCTGCCCTGCGGCGGGCCCGCCGTCACCGCGTACGTCTCGTCGTCACTCACGCCCGCACGGTGTCCTTCCGGTACGCAGGGGTGGCCGATGGCGACCGGGCGGACCGCGTCACCGCTCGCAAGGTAGCCGATGGCGACGCCGGGCGCGGCGAGGACCGGCGATCCCGCCCGGGCACCGCCGCACGGACCGCCGTCCCGGCCGGCCCGGGACGCAGGACAGCAGCCGCCGGACCGGGACACGGCACCGCCCCTGCCCGGAGTCCGGACAGGGGCGGCCACAGGGGGTGGGGGCCGGTCAGCCCTCGCCGCCGAGGTTGATCGCGACGGTGCGCTCGGCGGGGGTCTTGCCGAGCAGCGCGGTCTGCATGGCCTGGGCCACGTCGGTGGCGCTGACCTCGTGCTGCTTCCCGTCGCCCTTGGTGATCATGATGCCGTCGAAGACACCGTCCAGCAGGGTGTTGATCGCTTCCCTGTCGTAGACCGCGACGAGCTTGCCCTCGACCGGCTTCATGGACAGGATCTGCGGCAGGGACCTCGCGGGACCGAAGTCGATCTGCTTGGGACCGGCCTTGATCGTGACCAGCCCGGACATCGCCGGCTCGGCGAACTCCTTCATGGCCCGGTCCAGTTCGGCCTTGGTGATCGTGGGCTGGGTGGTGGCGACGGGCAGTTCGACCACGGCGGGCTCACCGGTCTGTACCTGCGCGCGGTAGGCATCGCGGACGGAGATCATCGACCGGTTGACGTCCAGCGCCTTGCCGGTCCTGCCGGGGACGGCCACGGCCTTGTTCGGCTCGAACTTGATCGTGCCGTCGTTCGCGGATCCGGAGACACCCGCCAGGTCGGTCAGCGCGACCCCGAGCTTCTCCTCGTCGACCGGGATCACCGGGTCGGCCGGGCGTGCCCCGCCGAACAGGGAGCCGATCACCGAGACCGGGTTGTAGTCGCTGCCCGCGGCGCCGCGGACGGTCTCCTGGCTGTCCAGGGTGAGTCCGGCCTTGTCCGGGGCGAGCTTCTGCTTCTTGCCGTCCACGGAGAGCTGGAGAGGCGCCTGGGCGCGCTTCCCGAGGGCGGCCTCGAGCTTGGTGACCGCCTCCTCCTTCGTGCCGCCGCCGATGTCGACGCCGAGGACGGTGGTGCCCTTGGGGACCTCGGAGTGGTTCATCAGCAGTCCGGCGCCGTAGGCGATGCCGAGCAGCACGAAGACGCCCGCACCCAGGAGGACCAGCTTGGAACGGCCCTTCTTCGCGGGAGGTGCGGACTTCGGTACGGGCCGGGGTACCGGAGCGGACGCCTGGCGGCCCGGACCTGCCGGTCCGCTGCCCATGGCGCCGTCGGACCCCAGGTCGGCACGGGGACCGCCGGGG includes these proteins:
- a CDS encoding GNAT family N-acetyltransferase, whose amino-acid sequence is MEFTISGRLEVRMTAADVGKRVSVRQLISAPGEAPKFTDTVGVLTSWDNGVLSITPRSGESVHMAESSLVAGKVVPAAPARRRGPAASFDELARVAARAWQPVESAPLGDWQLRAAGGFTRRANSVLPLGDPGLPLDAALEHILRWYGERGLPAYIQTATGAQGTQEQLCAALEEHGWRREVSAEVRIGALAPVGDLDADVSAVRLARGTDDAWLSRYQRFAAPGHAPGAEVLKVLGSGPSVWFATVPGEGADGVPAAIGRCVVDGRWAGFMAVEVGPEYRRRGLATAVMTALARKALDEGASASWLQVEADNDGARALYDGMGFATHHRYHHFRSA
- a CDS encoding response regulator transcription factor, producing MSMIRLLLAEDQSMVREALAALLGLEPDIEVVAQVARGDEVLDAAREHRVDVALLDIEMPGRTGIEAAAELHRELPGVKIVVVTTFGRPGYLRRAMEAGADAFLVKDAPASQLAAAVRKVLAGERVIDPALAAAALADGASPLTDRERDVLRAAADGSTNAEISGALHLSQGTVRNYLSTAIQKMAARNRAEAVRIAREKGWL
- the dapC gene encoding succinyldiaminopimelate transaminase, which gives rise to MSAAVPVSSRLPVFPWDKLTPYKSTAAAHPDGIVDLSVGTPVDPVPELIQQALITAANSPGYPTVWGTGALRDALTGWVERRLGAVGVEHENVLPVVGSKELVAWLPTQLGLGAGDKVAYPRLAYPTYEVGARLCGAEPVAYDDPTELDPAGLRLLWLNSPSNPTGRVLPKDELARIVAWAREHGVLVFSDECYLELGWEAEPVSVLHPDVCGGSYEGIVAVHSLSKRSNLAGYRAAFVAGDAAVLGELLLIRKHGGMMTPAPVQAATVAALADDTHVAEQRARYAQRRTVLREALEAHGFRIEHSEASLYLWATRDEPCWETVAYLAGLGILVAPGDFYGPAGDRFVRVALTATDERVAAAAKRLS
- a CDS encoding VOC family protein; translation: MSTRWNLTIDCARPAELARFWALALGYVEKPPPAGFASWEEWFAHHDIPEDEWGDGAYLSDPDGVGPALSFQKVPEPKAAKNRVHLDVQAGGGRETPWEVRWPRVVEARERLTAAGATVVAEYDMQGRPDHVMLADPEGNEFCLV
- a CDS encoding sugar O-acetyltransferase, producing MLAGEPYIADDPELAADALRAALLSERFNSASAADPEARRAALAELLGELGEGVEVRAPLRVDYGYGISIGARTFVNFGAVFLDVARISIGADVQIGPNVQLLTPTHPVEPEARRAKWEAAQPITIGDNVWLGGGVIVCPGVTIGENTVVGAGAVVTKDLPADVVAVGNPARVIREIRTVQDTDAG
- the fdxA gene encoding ferredoxin, with translation MTYVIAQPCVDVKDKACIEECPVDCIYEGSRSLYIHPDECVDCGACEPVCPVEAIFYEDDTPEEWKDYYKANVEFFDDLGSPGGASKLGLIERDHAFIAALPPQNQ
- a CDS encoding coagulation factor 5/8 type domain-containing protein; the protein is MHVPPTSPTGRTAPHRRRRFRALGFAALAVSLLMAVPATQTAFGEEIQEIPGGGDLGPNVLVFDPSTPNIQGKVDEIFKKQESAQFGTDRYALMFKPGTYSNINAQIGFYTSIAGLGLNPDDTTFNGDVTVDAGWFNGNATQNFWRSAENLALNPVSGTNRWAVSQAAPFRRMHVKGGLNLAPDGYGWASGGYIADSKIDGQVGPYSQQQWYTRDSSIGSWGNGVWNMTFSGVEGAPAQSFPEPPYTTLETTPVSREKPFLYLDGADYKVFVPAKRTNARGTTWGNGTPQGESIPLSQFYVVKPGATAETINAAVEQGLHLLFTPGVYHVDRTININRADTVALGLGLATIIPDNGVTAIKVGDVDGVKLAGLLIDAGPVNSETLVEVGPEGASADHSANPTSLQDVFVRVGGAGAGKATTGMVVNSDDTIIDHTWLWRADHGDGVGWETNRSDYGLRVNGDDVLATGLFVEHFNKYDVQWYGENGKTIFFQNEKAYDAPNQAAIQNGDTKGYAAYKVADSVTTHEGWGMGSYCYYNVDPTIQQHHGFQAPVKPGVKFHDLLVVSLGGKGQYEHVINDTGSPTSGDTTVPSQVVSFP
- a CDS encoding transglutaminase-like domain-containing protein, which codes for MSAQDSGAAERRRQFADEARAERPDLALLCLLVGAEAGPPTAADSRPSADPYGIDAAQIELDRLAGLLPYGARGAVAWASALGELLGEQCGFAGSSADYQRLESSLLQQVLLRRRGLPILLSVVWTEVARRAGAPVYGVALPGHFVVGFGDPAERVLADPFAGGAPLSGEDAELMVAGATGAPLEASMLAPAGPLETVLRILNNIRAWAAARPERTDVALWALELSLLLPSHPARLRYERAQLLVQRGEFLRGAAEMEEYAKVVDAIEPTAAQAIRERARAARALLN
- a CDS encoding sensor histidine kinase — protein: MSDDETYAVTAGPPQGRHQFVIKLMWIGIWLAFMSAPVKDLLDGDRTGWARALGTLGLVVFVGVYLVLVFRQTSKGMGRQRVLSTIAFLGALAVLLALTFGAPWLVLFVYVCVSAGATLPLRYSRLLIPLVCAVMVGTGLTLHDARETVTALVFPALLGGFAMTGVRQLIRTTIQLREARATVALLAANEERLRLARDLHDLLGHSLSLITLKSELAGRLLPGHPDRAAEQVADIERVSRQALVDVRSAVTGYRRPTLPGELAGARTALAAAGITADIRADAPEGVPEVPEEVLAWGMREAVTNVVRHSGARRCTITLTRRQTLEGPLLELVVADDGRGAPGPKAGNGLTGIAERLAAVEGTLVTGPADGGPAPGKGFALTLRVPVGSGLGSTK